The following nucleotide sequence is from Streptomyces sp. NBC_00239.
GGAAGCACAGCCGCACTCCGAGGCGGGCGCAGCGGTCGTGCAGGATCTCCAGGAGCCGTCGGCGGCCGATGGCGGCGAAGCCGTGGCCGCCGGAGGTGAGGATCCGTCCGCGGTGCACGATGTCGATGTCGTCCCAGCGGACGAATTCGCGCCGCAGCGCCTCGTACACGGCGGGGTCGGCCTGCTCGATCCCGCCGAGGGTCTCGTCGGAGAGGACCACGCCGAAGCCGAAGGTGTCCTCGGGTGCGTTGCGTTCCCAGACGGTGATGTCCCGGTCCGGGCCCAGTCGTTTGAGCAGTGCCGCCGCGTACAGTCCGCCCGGCCCGCCGCCGACCACCGCGATGCGCATGGCTACCGTCCCCGCCAGTCGGGCGGCCGCTTCTCGCCGAACGCCGCGTGGAATTCCCGGTAGTCCTCGCCGTTCATGAGCAACGCCTGGGTGGCGGCGTCGAGTTCGACCGCCGCGGCGAGCGGCATGTCGAGTTCCGCGGTGAGGAGCGCCTTGGTCTGGGCGTAGGCGAGGGCGGGGCCGGCGGCGAGGCGGGCGGCCAGTTCGGCGGCCCGCGCGTCGGCTTTGCCCTCGTCGGTGAGTTCGCTGAGCAGGCCGATCCGCTCGGCCTCGGCGGCGCGTACGGGTTCGCCGAGCATCAGCAGCCGGGTGGCGTGGCCGAGGCCGACCACCCGGGGCAGCAGGTACGCGGCTCCCATGTCGCCGCCGGACAGTCCGACGCGGGTGAAGAGGAAGGCGAAGCGGGCGGAGGGGTCGGCGATGCGGAAGTCGGCGGCGAGGGCGAGGACGGCGCCGGCGCCGGCGGCGACGCCGTGGACGGCGGCGATCACGGGGAAGGGGCACTCCCGGATGGCGCGGACCACCTGCCCGGTCATCCGGTTGAAGTCGAGGAGCTGGGCGGTGTCCATGGCGAGGGTGGCGCCGATGATCTCGTCCACGTCGCCCCCGGAGCAGAACCCGCGGCCCTCGCCGCCGAGGACGAGGGCGCGCACGGAGCGTTCACGGGACAGTTCGGCGAGCAGATCGCGCAGGTCGGCGTAGGCGCCGAAGGTGAGCGCGTTCAGCTTCTCGGGACGGTCGAGGGTGACGGTGGCGACCCCGTCCCGGCTGGTCAGCCGGAGGTGGCGCCATCGTTGCGTACGGGCTGCGGAACCGGTGAAGGGGCTCACCCCACGAACGTATCACCAACTCGTGACTATCGTCACAGGAACGCGATACTAGGCGGCGCCCAAGGTCGCGACCAGCACCGCCTTGATGGTGTGCAGCCGGTTCTCCGCCTCGTCGAAGACCACCGAGTGGTCGGATTCGAACACCTCGTCCGTCACCTCCAGCGAGTCCAGGCCGTGCCGGGCGTGGATCTCCCGGGCCACCCGGGTGCCCAGGTCGTGGAAGGCGGGCAGGCAGTGCATGAACTTCACGTTCGGGTTGCCGGTGGCGCGCAGCACCTCCATCGTGACGGCGTACGGGGCCAGGGCCTCGATCCGCTCGTCCCACACCTCCTTGGGCTCCCCCATGGACACCCAGACGTCGGTGGCCACGAAGTCGACGGCCGCCACCGCCTCGGCGACGTCCTCGGTGAGGGTGACGCGGGCCCCGCTGACGCGCGCGAGTTCCCGGGCCAGCGCCACGACCCCGTCGGCCGGCCAGTAGGAGCGGGGCGCGGCGATCCGTACGTCCATGCCCAGCAGGGCGCCGGTGACCAGGTAGGAGTTGCCCATGTTGAAGCGGGCGTCGCCCAGGTACGCGAACGCGATGCGCTCCAGCGGCTTGTCGCAGTGCTCGGTCATGGTGAGCACGTCGGCGAGCATCTGGGTGGGGTGCCAGTCGTCCGTCAGGCCGTTGTAGACCGGCACGCCGGCGTGCTCGGACAGCTGCTCCACGGCGTCCTGACTGTCCCCGCGGTACTGGATCGCGTCGAACATCCGGCCGAGTACCCGCGCGGTGTCCTTGACCGACTCCTTGTGCCCGATCTGCGAGCTCGCCGGGTCGAGGTACGTGGTGGAGGCCCCCTGGTCGGCGGCCGCGACCTCGAACGCGCAGCGCGTGCGCGTGGAGGTCTTCTCGAAGACCAGGGCGATGTTCTTGCCGCGCAGCCTGGGCTCCTCCACGCCGGCCCGCTTCGCGGCCTTGAGCGCGGCGGACAGCTCGATCAGG
It contains:
- the argF gene encoding ornithine carbamoyltransferase; this translates as MATDLAGRSFLKELDFTADEFRGLIELSAALKAAKRAGVEEPRLRGKNIALVFEKTSTRTRCAFEVAAADQGASTTYLDPASSQIGHKESVKDTARVLGRMFDAIQYRGDSQDAVEQLSEHAGVPVYNGLTDDWHPTQMLADVLTMTEHCDKPLERIAFAYLGDARFNMGNSYLVTGALLGMDVRIAAPRSYWPADGVVALARELARVSGARVTLTEDVAEAVAAVDFVATDVWVSMGEPKEVWDERIEALAPYAVTMEVLRATGNPNVKFMHCLPAFHDLGTRVAREIHARHGLDSLEVTDEVFESDHSVVFDEAENRLHTIKAVLVATLGAA
- a CDS encoding enoyl-CoA hydratase family protein, giving the protein MSPFTGSAARTQRWRHLRLTSRDGVATVTLDRPEKLNALTFGAYADLRDLLAELSRERSVRALVLGGEGRGFCSGGDVDEIIGATLAMDTAQLLDFNRMTGQVVRAIRECPFPVIAAVHGVAAGAGAVLALAADFRIADPSARFAFLFTRVGLSGGDMGAAYLLPRVVGLGHATRLLMLGEPVRAAEAERIGLLSELTDEGKADARAAELAARLAAGPALAYAQTKALLTAELDMPLAAAVELDAATQALLMNGEDYREFHAAFGEKRPPDWRGR